One window of the Allosaccharopolyspora coralli genome contains the following:
- a CDS encoding DUF2516 family protein, whose product MPPLAVWILTIIWLAGIPVGIYAFVHALVQRADAFTAADKLSKPAWLGITGGGALVLALFQGPGTIFWIAGLVATLIYIVDVRPKVTEVQKGSSW is encoded by the coding sequence GTGCCACCGCTTGCAGTCTGGATCCTGACGATCATCTGGTTGGCCGGGATCCCCGTCGGGATCTACGCGTTCGTGCATGCGCTCGTCCAGCGCGCCGACGCGTTCACCGCGGCCGACAAGCTCAGCAAACCCGCCTGGCTCGGCATCACCGGCGGCGGGGCGCTCGTGCTCGCCCTGTTCCAGGGCCCTGGCACGATCTTTTGGATCGCCGGACTGGTCGCCACGCTGATCTACATCGTCGACGTGCGTCCCAAGGTGACCGAGGTGCAGAAGGGCAGCTCCTGGTAG
- a CDS encoding helix-turn-helix domain-containing protein encodes MERVDKQVNKAVNQAVSDLGGYIRAQRSTAQISLRQLAKRAGVSNPYLSQVERGLRKPSAEILQQIATALRISAEALYVQAGILEQREGGAVVDAILADDDLDERQKQVLLDIYASFRGNGTDASSRPDDPGPGTWANDLPTHAATEVQE; translated from the coding sequence GTGGAACGGGTCGACAAGCAGGTCAACAAGGCCGTGAACCAGGCGGTCAGCGACCTCGGCGGGTACATCCGCGCGCAACGCTCCACCGCGCAGATCTCGTTGCGCCAGCTGGCCAAGCGCGCCGGTGTCTCCAACCCGTATCTCAGCCAGGTCGAACGCGGTCTGCGCAAGCCCAGCGCGGAGATCCTCCAGCAGATCGCCACCGCCCTCCGGATCTCGGCCGAGGCGCTGTACGTGCAGGCCGGAATCCTGGAGCAGCGCGAGGGTGGCGCGGTGGTGGACGCCATCCTCGCCGACGACGACCTCGACGAACGGCAGAAGCAAGTCCTTCTCGACATCTACGCCTCGTTCCGGGGCAACGGCACGGACGCGTCGTCGCGTCCGGACGACCCCGGCCCCGGAACGTGGGCGAACGACCTACCCACTCACGCAGCAACCGAAGTTCAGGAGTGA
- a CDS encoding VOC family protein, whose protein sequence is MTAPLRLAAYAIDCPDPRGLAEFYGRLLGWGIDEDQSDESWVELASPEGGVPIAFQADPDFEPPTWPGRERPQMAHLDVRVESLSGGHERALAAGATELPQPSDRLDANFRVYSDPAGHPFCLCAC, encoded by the coding sequence ATGACAGCGCCACTGCGCCTGGCCGCGTACGCGATCGACTGTCCTGACCCGCGCGGCCTGGCCGAGTTCTACGGCCGCCTGCTGGGTTGGGGCATCGACGAGGACCAGTCCGACGAGTCGTGGGTCGAGTTGGCGAGTCCGGAAGGCGGCGTCCCGATCGCTTTCCAGGCCGACCCCGACTTCGAGCCGCCTACCTGGCCGGGAAGGGAGCGGCCCCAGATGGCGCACCTGGACGTCCGGGTCGAGAGCCTTTCCGGCGGGCATGAGCGGGCGCTCGCGGCGGGGGCGACGGAATTGCCTCAGCCCTCCGACCGTCTCGACGCGAACTTCCGCGTCTACTCCGATCCGGCAGGGCATCCGTTCTGCCTGTGTGCCTGCTGA
- a CDS encoding CGNR zinc finger domain-containing protein, whose product MSKAVTPTAEAPGGGPTPRRDAEADLALVLSFLNTTDAEEHTDVLDHTEQWRRWCEERGLAQARDLDAVRDVRDSLRASVTHSAEDEPRLPASTLWPLHVTLETGVPTLSATDALGAVLAAAVHLVATDHWDRLKICPADDCLWAFYDRSRNRSRTWCSMQVCGNRKKARSWRERHTTS is encoded by the coding sequence GTGAGCAAAGCCGTCACACCGACCGCGGAAGCACCCGGAGGTGGACCGACACCGCGACGAGACGCCGAGGCCGACCTCGCGCTGGTGCTCTCCTTCCTCAACACCACGGATGCCGAAGAACACACCGACGTCCTCGACCACACCGAGCAGTGGCGACGGTGGTGCGAAGAACGAGGACTCGCCCAGGCACGGGATCTCGACGCCGTGCGCGACGTCCGCGACTCGCTCCGCGCGTCGGTCACGCACTCAGCCGAAGACGAGCCGCGGCTGCCGGCCAGCACACTCTGGCCGCTGCACGTCACACTCGAGACCGGTGTCCCGACGCTGAGCGCGACGGACGCACTCGGCGCCGTTCTCGCCGCCGCCGTACACCTGGTCGCCACCGATCACTGGGACCGGCTCAAGATCTGCCCCGCCGACGACTGCCTGTGGGCGTTCTACGACCGATCCCGCAACCGTTCCCGCACGTGGTGCTCGATGCAGGTGTGCGGCAACCGCAAGAAAGCACGTTCCTGGCGCGAACGCCACACCACGTCCTGA
- a CDS encoding IS5 family transposase, whose protein sequence is MIEPLLPTAACASPAGGRPEKHHRRDIVDAIRYVTDNGVKWRALPVDFPPCKTVYGFFARWRENGTVEIMRDALREQVRQQAGRRPRPTAAAIDAQSVRAAETVGDSTRGYDAGKKVNGRKRHIAVDTMGLLLVVMVTAANLQDRPAGRPLLSLLHRAHHRVRHIWADGGYTGTLLTWAKTTLGITVEIVKKLAEQTGFVPLHRRWVVERTFAWISQARRNTRDYERLPEHSEAFINWAMITMMSRRLTRPQTRAPTP, encoded by the coding sequence GTGATCGAACCACTGCTGCCCACGGCGGCGTGTGCCAGCCCGGCCGGGGGGCGTCCGGAGAAGCACCACCGCCGCGACATCGTCGACGCGATCCGCTACGTCACCGACAACGGAGTGAAATGGCGCGCGCTTCCCGTGGACTTTCCGCCCTGCAAGACCGTGTACGGCTTTTTCGCTCGCTGGCGCGAGAACGGCACGGTGGAAATAATGCGTGATGCGCTGCGTGAACAGGTCCGCCAGCAGGCCGGCCGGCGCCCGCGGCCCACCGCAGCCGCCATCGACGCGCAATCGGTGCGCGCCGCCGAAACAGTCGGTGACTCCACCCGCGGCTACGACGCCGGCAAGAAGGTCAACGGCCGCAAACGCCACATCGCCGTGGACACCATGGGACTGCTGCTGGTCGTCATGGTCACCGCCGCCAACTTGCAGGACCGGCCCGCCGGGCGCCCTCTGCTGTCGCTGCTGCACCGCGCCCACCACAGGGTGCGCCACATCTGGGCCGACGGCGGCTACACCGGAACCCTGCTGACCTGGGCGAAAACAACCCTGGGCATCACCGTCGAGATCGTGAAAAAACTCGCCGAACAAACCGGGTTCGTGCCCCTGCACCGCCGATGGGTCGTCGAACGAACCTTCGCCTGGATCAGCCAAGCCCGCCGCAACACCCGCGACTACGAACGCCTCCCCGAACACTCCGAGGCCTTCATCAACTGGGCCATGATCACTATGATGAGCCGACGACTGACCCGCCCACAAACGCGGGCCCCCACCCCCTAA
- a CDS encoding IS256 family transposase, which yields MLSVVPDPTSGNDGSTQGSSPSSLLDEIAREGARRMLAEALQAEVDAYISQHSGERDEHGHRLVVRNGSHQPREVLTSSGAVEVTAPRVNDKRIDPDTGERKRFSSAILPPWARKSPKITEVLPLLYLHGLSSGDFVPALGQFLGSTKGLSSTVITKLTEQWKAEQRAFAARDLSAVDYVYVWADGIHVNIRLDEHKLCLLVLIGVRADGRKELITLADGYRESTESWADVLRDCARRGMRAPTLAIGDGALGFWGALREVFPTTAEQRCWFHKTGNVLAALPKSAQPGAKKALAEIWNAEDKHHAREAVTAFETTYGAKFPKAVAKLTDDLDELLAFFDYPAEHWQHLRTTNPIESTFATVRHRTKVTKGPGSRAAGLAMAFKLIESAQTRWRAINAPHLVALVRAGARFTAGQLIERPDDHAPPSAA from the coding sequence ATGCTTAGCGTAGTCCCTGATCCCACTTCTGGTAATGATGGCTCGACACAGGGCTCGTCGCCCTCGTCGTTGCTGGATGAGATTGCTCGTGAGGGTGCTCGGCGGATGTTGGCTGAGGCTCTGCAGGCCGAGGTGGATGCCTATATCTCCCAGCACTCCGGAGAGCGTGACGAGCACGGTCACCGGCTGGTGGTGCGCAACGGCTCGCACCAACCGCGTGAGGTGCTGACCAGCTCCGGTGCTGTCGAGGTCACCGCCCCGCGGGTCAATGACAAGCGCATCGACCCCGACACTGGCGAGCGCAAGCGGTTCTCCTCGGCGATCCTGCCGCCGTGGGCCCGCAAGTCACCCAAGATCACCGAGGTGTTGCCGCTGCTGTACCTGCACGGCCTCTCGTCCGGGGATTTCGTGCCCGCGCTGGGACAGTTCCTCGGCTCGACCAAGGGCCTGTCGTCGACGGTGATCACGAAGCTCACCGAGCAGTGGAAGGCCGAACAACGAGCCTTCGCCGCACGCGATCTGTCCGCAGTGGACTACGTGTATGTGTGGGCCGACGGCATTCACGTCAACATCCGCCTCGACGAGCACAAACTCTGCCTGCTGGTGCTCATCGGTGTCCGCGCCGACGGCCGCAAGGAACTCATCACGCTGGCCGATGGCTACCGCGAGTCCACCGAGTCCTGGGCCGATGTGCTGCGCGATTGCGCCCGCCGCGGCATGCGCGCCCCGACCCTGGCCATCGGCGACGGGGCCCTCGGGTTCTGGGGCGCACTGCGCGAGGTCTTCCCGACCACGGCCGAGCAGCGGTGCTGGTTCCACAAGACCGGCAACGTGCTGGCCGCCCTGCCGAAATCCGCCCAACCCGGCGCGAAAAAGGCCCTGGCCGAGATCTGGAACGCCGAGGACAAACACCACGCGCGTGAGGCCGTGACCGCCTTCGAGACCACCTACGGCGCGAAGTTTCCCAAGGCCGTCGCCAAGCTCACCGACGACCTCGACGAGCTACTCGCGTTCTTCGACTACCCGGCCGAACACTGGCAACACCTGCGCACCACCAACCCGATCGAGTCGACCTTCGCGACCGTGCGGCATCGAACGAAGGTCACCAAGGGACCCGGCTCGCGGGCTGCCGGGCTGGCCATGGCATTCAAGCTCATCGAATCCGCCCAAACCCGCTGGCGCGCGATCAACGCACCCCACCTCGTGGCCCTCGTCCGCGCCGGCGCCCGCTTCACAGCCGGCCAACTCATCGAACGCCCCGACGACCACGCCCCACCCTCAGCAGCCTAA
- a CDS encoding DUF445 domain-containing protein yields the protein MKAVALGLLIAAAIIYVITRWAENQGGPVWVGFVRAMAEAGMVGALADWFAVTALFKRPMGLPIPHTAIIKTRKDSLGESLGDFVGTNFLAEDVVRDKLRNAEIPRRVGVWLEDEDHAERVTSELATAARGAVQVLRDEDVQEVVEQLVVRKVLEQQWGPPLGRILGQVFADGSHHKLVDLVCDRAYDWVRDNHETVMRVVSQRAPSWSPRFFDSLVADKIYAEVLAFAWAVKTDQDHPMRKAVDRFLVEFADDLQNDERTIAKAEQIKWQIVQHPEVQNLVSSAWGTAKKMLLDAAEDPSSALRLRVRDGLRTLGRRLAEEEALRSKVDTWLENAAAYVVSNYRPEITTLITDTVRRWDAEETSRKIEIQVGRDLQFIRINGTVIGALAGLTIHTVSHLFL from the coding sequence ATGAAGGCCGTCGCGCTGGGCCTCCTCATCGCGGCGGCGATCATCTACGTGATCACCCGCTGGGCGGAGAACCAGGGTGGACCGGTCTGGGTGGGCTTCGTCCGGGCGATGGCCGAAGCCGGGATGGTCGGCGCGCTGGCGGACTGGTTCGCTGTGACGGCCCTGTTCAAGCGGCCGATGGGCCTGCCGATCCCGCACACCGCGATCATCAAGACCCGGAAGGATTCGCTCGGCGAGAGTCTCGGGGACTTCGTCGGCACCAACTTCCTCGCCGAGGACGTCGTCCGGGACAAACTCCGCAACGCCGAGATCCCGCGCAGGGTCGGTGTGTGGCTGGAAGACGAGGACCACGCCGAGCGAGTCACCTCCGAGCTCGCGACAGCGGCTCGAGGCGCCGTACAGGTGTTGCGGGACGAGGACGTTCAGGAGGTGGTGGAGCAGCTCGTCGTGCGCAAGGTGCTCGAGCAGCAGTGGGGTCCGCCGCTCGGGCGGATACTCGGCCAGGTCTTCGCGGACGGGTCGCACCACAAGCTCGTGGACCTGGTGTGCGACCGCGCCTACGACTGGGTGCGGGACAACCACGAGACCGTGATGCGCGTGGTCAGCCAGCGCGCGCCGTCCTGGTCGCCGAGGTTCTTCGACTCGCTGGTCGCCGACAAGATCTACGCCGAGGTGCTCGCGTTCGCGTGGGCGGTCAAGACGGACCAGGACCACCCGATGCGCAAGGCCGTGGACCGGTTCCTCGTCGAGTTCGCCGACGACTTGCAGAACGACGAACGGACCATCGCCAAGGCGGAGCAGATCAAGTGGCAGATCGTGCAGCACCCGGAGGTGCAGAACCTCGTGTCCTCCGCGTGGGGCACCGCGAAGAAAATGTTGCTCGACGCCGCCGAGGACCCGTCCAGCGCGCTGCGGCTACGGGTGCGTGACGGCCTGCGCACGCTGGGTAGGCGGCTCGCCGAGGAGGAAGCGCTGCGATCCAAGGTGGACACTTGGCTGGAGAACGCGGCCGCCTACGTGGTGTCGAACTACCGGCCGGAGATCACCACGCTCATCACCGACACCGTGCGGCGCTGGGACGCCGAGGAGACCTCACGCAAGATCGAGATCCAGGTGGGCCGGGATCTGCAGTTCATCCGCATCAACGGCACCGTCATCGGGGCACTGGCGGGCCTGACCATTCACACCGTCTCCCACCTGTTCCTCTGA
- a CDS encoding pyridoxal phosphate-dependent aminotransferase → MRTPALTSRLRPFTSTIFAEITELARRTGAVNLGQGFPDSDGPAAMLDVARRAISDGVNQYPPGAGEPALREAIAEHRRDRYGLDHDPADEVLVTVGATEALSASMLALLEPGDEVVLVEPYYDSYAVAVALAGGVRRTVGLTQGENHRFVLDIEGLRAAVGPKTRAIVVNSPHNPSGTVFTAAELDAIADVCRTHDLVAITDEVYEHLLFDGRAHTPLATLPGMAERTVSISSSGKTFSATGWKIGWACGPAELIGAVRAAKQFLTFVGGAPFQPAVAHALRHERGWADGLRDQLQGKRDRLSAGLADAGFDVLASEGTYFVCADVRPLGFDDGAEFCRALPERAGVAAIPVQVFCDNPEAVRHLVRFAFCKQDEVLDEAVRRLHKLR, encoded by the coding sequence GTGCGTACACCCGCTCTGACCTCCAGGCTGCGCCCGTTCACCTCGACGATCTTCGCCGAGATCACCGAGCTCGCCCGCCGCACCGGCGCGGTGAACCTCGGCCAGGGCTTCCCCGACTCCGACGGGCCGGCGGCGATGCTCGACGTCGCACGCCGGGCCATCAGCGACGGGGTCAACCAGTACCCGCCCGGCGCGGGCGAGCCCGCGTTGCGGGAGGCCATCGCCGAACACCGCAGGGACCGTTACGGCCTCGACCACGACCCGGCCGACGAAGTCCTCGTCACCGTCGGCGCGACCGAGGCGCTGTCGGCCTCGATGCTCGCGCTGCTGGAGCCGGGGGACGAGGTGGTACTCGTCGAGCCGTACTACGACTCCTACGCGGTCGCCGTCGCCCTCGCGGGCGGCGTCCGGCGCACGGTCGGCCTCACCCAAGGCGAGAACCACCGATTCGTTCTCGACATCGAGGGATTGCGTGCCGCCGTGGGGCCGAAGACCCGGGCGATCGTGGTGAACTCGCCGCACAACCCGAGCGGGACGGTGTTCACCGCAGCGGAACTCGACGCGATCGCGGACGTGTGCCGGACCCACGACCTCGTCGCGATCACCGACGAGGTCTACGAGCATCTCCTCTTCGACGGCCGTGCGCACACCCCACTGGCGACCCTGCCCGGCATGGCCGAACGCACGGTCTCGATTTCCAGCTCCGGCAAGACGTTCAGTGCGACCGGCTGGAAGATCGGATGGGCCTGCGGCCCGGCGGAGCTCATCGGGGCCGTGCGTGCGGCGAAACAGTTCCTCACCTTCGTCGGCGGTGCCCCGTTCCAGCCCGCCGTGGCCCACGCGCTGCGCCACGAGCGCGGGTGGGCCGACGGGCTGCGTGACCAGCTCCAAGGCAAGCGCGACCGCTTGTCGGCGGGTTTGGCCGACGCCGGGTTCGACGTGCTCGCCAGCGAAGGCACCTATTTCGTCTGCGCCGACGTGCGCCCCCTCGGCTTCGACGACGGCGCCGAGTTCTGCCGGGCGCTTCCGGAGCGCGCCGGGGTCGCCGCGATCCCGGTGCAGGTGTTCTGCGACAACCCGGAGGCCGTCCGGCATCTCGTGCGATTCGCGTTCTGCAAACAGGACGAGGTACTCGACGAGGCGGTTCGACGGCTGCACAAGCTGCGCTGA
- a CDS encoding CHAT domain-containing protein gives MSTGFVEAAAEVDWLDRAVRQPDAALTGVRPWLDARAVSGERHVLARHVAALALVERGELAEARRHVVAGIATATRLGMPRRGAQQRVTLAWIELEGGDVAACQAQLDAAAPELDGHDRVRLTCLRGLAHVQADEFEEAVTALGRVLPDLRRHGDRRWEANALVGRGLSWLYRNRPAEAEADLAAAEQLLRDAGRHKRAAACRHNRGCVALRAGDLVGALRLFDEAITSGLDTSARPEVLVDRAEALAAAGLTCRATKEMQRAARILSRNGRTLRLAETELALAACALRDGDRETTLAAAGRARRSFRAHRRPGWAALASVRWWQAKIATGVHSRWTLVAARRAALAAEAHGWTAEAAELSLAAGRAAWRAGRHGTARALLTSAASAREDRAAPVAHRMVAWWAQALVAEIDAGDRGDLGPVFGACLRAFDIVDGYATAIASFELRVRTFGLLAELADCAIRAAVRSGDAELVLRWAEQHRACALSPRPLSPPSGPALRSALVELRAAVAASGFGDAEQVRAAHSRVASLERRVRDRALVVEGTAGPARVDLDFREIVAELGGSVLVSYTIHDGQLMLVSVVDGRIRCHGVGSVDEVAAEVPRLRQLLSRQARSISPRVVAEFADGARRCAETIQQQVLGPVLDELRDRALVVVPTGPLHLLAWNRLPACRGRSVVVAPSLRCWRRAAEDARQASRGSAVWVAGPGLDHATREVTALQSAHGGRLMIGADATAERVRAAMDGASVAHIAAHGTFRDDQPLLSSIGVADGPLYGHDLNRLHRSPTTVVLSACEAGCSTVSRGDELSGLAAILLSRGTVTVIASVVPVPDERTAAVMVSLHRELRAGATPATALARAQTEHDESGFLCLGHGGR, from the coding sequence TTGAGCACCGGCTTCGTGGAAGCGGCTGCGGAGGTCGACTGGTTGGACCGTGCGGTGCGCCAACCGGACGCCGCGCTCACCGGTGTCCGGCCGTGGCTCGACGCCCGCGCCGTGTCCGGGGAACGGCACGTACTCGCGCGACACGTCGCGGCCCTGGCACTGGTCGAGCGCGGCGAGCTCGCCGAGGCCCGCAGGCACGTGGTGGCGGGGATCGCGACGGCTACCCGGCTCGGGATGCCGAGACGAGGCGCGCAGCAGCGGGTGACGTTGGCGTGGATCGAACTCGAAGGCGGGGACGTCGCGGCGTGCCAGGCTCAGCTCGACGCCGCCGCCCCCGAACTCGACGGCCACGACCGGGTGCGTCTGACGTGCCTACGGGGACTCGCGCATGTGCAGGCCGACGAGTTCGAGGAAGCCGTGACCGCACTCGGGCGGGTGCTGCCCGACCTGCGACGGCACGGCGATCGACGCTGGGAGGCGAACGCGCTCGTCGGGCGCGGCTTGTCGTGGCTGTACCGGAACCGGCCCGCGGAAGCGGAAGCGGATCTGGCGGCTGCCGAACAGCTGCTGCGCGACGCCGGGCGGCACAAACGTGCGGCGGCGTGCAGGCACAACCGTGGGTGTGTCGCGCTGCGCGCGGGTGATCTCGTCGGTGCTCTGCGCTTGTTCGACGAGGCGATCACGTCGGGACTGGACACCTCGGCACGTCCGGAGGTGCTCGTCGACCGTGCGGAGGCGCTCGCCGCGGCGGGGCTGACCTGCCGAGCGACGAAGGAGATGCAGCGAGCTGCTCGGATACTGTCCCGGAACGGGCGCACGCTCCGTCTCGCCGAGACCGAGCTGGCGCTCGCCGCCTGTGCACTGCGCGACGGGGATCGTGAGACGACACTCGCTGCCGCAGGGCGGGCACGGCGCTCGTTCCGGGCACATCGGCGGCCGGGATGGGCCGCGTTGGCGAGCGTCCGGTGGTGGCAGGCCAAGATCGCGACCGGTGTCCACTCTCGCTGGACGCTGGTCGCGGCGCGGCGCGCGGCGCTGGCAGCCGAGGCGCACGGGTGGACTGCCGAGGCGGCCGAACTGTCGTTGGCGGCGGGACGGGCAGCATGGCGGGCCGGCAGGCACGGCACGGCTCGTGCGTTGTTGACGTCGGCGGCGTCGGCGCGAGAGGACAGGGCAGCGCCGGTCGCGCACCGCATGGTCGCGTGGTGGGCGCAGGCTTTGGTGGCGGAGATCGACGCCGGTGACCGGGGTGATCTCGGACCGGTGTTCGGGGCGTGCCTGCGCGCGTTCGACATCGTCGACGGGTACGCGACGGCGATCGCGTCGTTCGAACTCCGGGTGCGGACCTTCGGACTGCTGGCGGAGCTGGCCGATTGCGCGATTCGCGCCGCCGTGCGCAGCGGGGACGCCGAGCTCGTCTTGCGGTGGGCTGAACAGCACCGTGCCTGTGCGCTGAGCCCCCGCCCGTTGTCGCCACCGTCGGGTCCGGCGCTGCGGAGCGCGCTCGTCGAGTTGCGTGCCGCGGTGGCTGCCTCGGGATTCGGCGACGCGGAGCAGGTGCGTGCCGCCCACTCGAGAGTGGCGTCGTTGGAACGTCGAGTTCGAGACCGGGCGCTCGTGGTGGAGGGAACGGCCGGGCCGGCCCGTGTCGACCTCGACTTCCGTGAGATCGTCGCGGAACTGGGGGGCTCGGTACTGGTCAGCTACACGATCCACGATGGACAGCTGATGCTCGTATCCGTAGTGGACGGTCGAATCCGTTGCCATGGTGTGGGTTCGGTGGACGAGGTCGCAGCAGAAGTGCCGCGGCTGCGGCAGCTGCTGAGTCGGCAGGCCAGGTCGATCTCTCCTCGGGTCGTCGCCGAGTTCGCGGACGGCGCCCGGCGTTGCGCGGAGACGATCCAGCAGCAAGTGCTCGGTCCGGTGCTCGACGAACTCCGGGACCGAGCCCTCGTGGTGGTACCGACCGGGCCGCTGCACCTGCTCGCGTGGAACCGACTGCCCGCCTGTCGAGGGCGCAGCGTCGTCGTGGCACCGTCGCTGCGGTGCTGGCGACGCGCGGCCGAGGACGCCAGGCAGGCGTCCCGCGGGTCGGCGGTATGGGTGGCCGGACCGGGGCTCGATCACGCGACGCGAGAGGTCACGGCGCTGCAGTCCGCCCACGGCGGCAGGTTGATGATCGGCGCGGACGCCACCGCGGAACGAGTACGTGCGGCGATGGACGGCGCGTCCGTCGCGCACATCGCAGCACACGGCACCTTTCGCGACGACCAGCCGTTGTTGTCCTCGATCGGTGTCGCCGACGGTCCGCTCTACGGCCACGACCTGAACCGCCTGCACCGCTCGCCCACCACCGTGGTGCTGTCGGCGTGTGAGGCCGGATGTTCCACGGTCAGCCGCGGCGACGAGCTGAGCGGACTCGCGGCGATCCTGCTGTCCCGGGGCACCGTGACGGTCATCGCCAGCGTCGTCCCCGTTCCCGACGAGCGGACCGCCGCGGTGATGGTGTCACTGCACCGTGAGCTCCGCGCGGGCGCGACGCCCGCGACGGCGCTGGCGCGGGCGCAGACCGAACACGACGAGTCCGGGTTCCTCTGCCTCGGACACGGGGGGCGCTGA
- a CDS encoding RNA polymerase sigma factor, whose protein sequence is MHEVANAGSAGELLQRAARGDARAWREVVDVHRPLVWSVARAYGLSRSDAEDVEQVTWLLLAENVRRLREPAALTGWLVTTARREAIRLGKARRRESPTGIDGAATDVPDAVNGPEQQVLRSWTASRVGHAFAELSGRCQQLLRIVACAPEMSYAQVGEALGMARGTVGPKRARCLAQLRTHLLAHGVTGEAAG, encoded by the coding sequence GTGCACGAGGTTGCAAACGCCGGATCCGCCGGCGAGCTGCTGCAGCGCGCCGCGCGGGGTGACGCCCGCGCGTGGCGGGAGGTCGTCGACGTGCATCGACCCTTGGTGTGGTCAGTGGCGCGCGCCTACGGGTTGAGCAGGTCCGACGCCGAGGACGTGGAGCAGGTCACCTGGTTGCTGCTGGCGGAGAACGTCCGTCGCCTCCGAGAACCGGCAGCGCTCACAGGGTGGTTGGTGACGACCGCGCGCCGGGAGGCGATCCGACTGGGCAAGGCACGACGTCGCGAGTCCCCGACGGGAATCGACGGCGCCGCCACGGACGTGCCCGACGCCGTCAACGGCCCCGAACAGCAGGTACTCCGGTCGTGGACGGCGTCCAGGGTGGGGCACGCGTTCGCCGAACTGTCCGGCCGCTGCCAGCAGCTCCTGCGCATCGTCGCCTGCGCACCGGAGATGAGCTACGCGCAGGTCGGCGAGGCGCTGGGGATGGCGCGCGGCACGGTCGGGCCGAAACGGGCCCGGTGCCTGGCCCAACTGCGGACTCACCTGCTCGCGCACGGTGTGACCGGGGAGGCTGCGGGATGA
- a CDS encoding S8 family peptidase, whose amino-acid sequence MERWSPYADDLYLHDAGGPGECLVRRGQLLVGPDGVEPVVERLRRWVDTVESDDATSTATLRLRSSEHRNCIDIAREVGAAPNHVHLGSPVLFGTPVLFGTGAEARPAPSVPEPEDTVWDPPVRVGLLDTGLDPHPWFADRVWFEPVRERLDADDDAGQDRQAGHGTFVAGILLQHAPGVVVRAERALSSLGFTDDLTVARGLRALRTGAAARGERIDVVVLTAGCHTADDTCPPVLATELSDFSATVAAAGNLSSERPFWPAALPEVLAVAATGRDGATAGFSNTGPWVDAAAPGEAVASSHVRMIAGSAERDYGFARWSGTSFAAPAVAAEVARGLHEGGTPAHALAVARRRYPFGR is encoded by the coding sequence GTGGAGCGATGGAGCCCTTACGCCGACGACCTGTACCTGCACGATGCCGGTGGGCCCGGCGAGTGTCTTGTCCGCCGTGGACAGCTGCTCGTCGGCCCGGACGGTGTCGAACCCGTGGTCGAGCGGCTCCGTCGGTGGGTGGACACCGTGGAGTCGGACGACGCCACGTCGACGGCCACGCTGCGGCTGCGCAGTTCCGAGCACCGCAACTGCATCGACATCGCGCGGGAGGTGGGTGCGGCACCGAACCATGTGCACCTCGGCTCGCCCGTGTTGTTCGGGACGCCGGTGCTGTTCGGGACCGGCGCCGAAGCACGGCCTGCACCGTCGGTGCCCGAACCGGAGGACACCGTGTGGGATCCACCCGTGCGGGTCGGCCTGCTCGACACAGGTCTGGACCCGCATCCGTGGTTCGCCGACCGCGTCTGGTTCGAACCGGTCAGAGAGCGGCTCGACGCCGACGACGACGCAGGTCAGGACCGTCAGGCCGGGCACGGGACGTTCGTCGCCGGAATCCTGCTCCAGCATGCTCCCGGCGTCGTCGTCCGGGCGGAGCGGGCGTTGTCCTCGCTCGGCTTCACCGACGATCTCACCGTCGCGCGCGGCCTTCGGGCGCTGCGTACCGGAGCCGCGGCCCGTGGCGAGCGGATCGACGTCGTCGTCCTCACGGCCGGATGTCACACCGCCGACGACACGTGCCCGCCCGTCCTGGCTACCGAACTGAGCGACTTCTCCGCGACGGTCGCGGCTGCCGGCAACCTGAGCAGCGAGCGACCGTTCTGGCCCGCCGCACTGCCCGAGGTCCTGGCGGTCGCCGCCACCGGTCGCGACGGTGCCACGGCCGGGTTCTCGAACACCGGGCCGTGGGTCGACGCCGCGGCGCCGGGTGAGGCAGTGGCCAGCAGTCACGTTCGGATGATCGCCGGTTCGGCGGAGCGCGACTACGGCTTCGCTCGGTGGAGCGGGACGTCGTTCGCCGCTCCCGCTGTCGCCGCCGAGGTCGCCAGAGGTCTGCACGAAGGCGGTACGCCCGCACACGCACTGGCGGTCGCGCGGCGACGTTACCCGTTCGGGCGGTAA